A single region of the Oscillospiraceae bacterium genome encodes:
- a CDS encoding peptidyl-prolyl cis-trans isomerase — protein sequence MKTWLKLALLMAAIAAIALIAFGCSRIDDENEPGTPTGPPAITAPTPNPAFHETALVIDGVEISVIEYNYFYARLFGAYMESTQGLGADLTVPLDQQPSMFDEEQTIDEMLHEQTVSQIRTMIALSNAADRAGISLDPSDHDEIRQYQTAVEEQAAEMNVTPDELIAYHFGYGADMALLLHDMERSILVNRYVDQFRDNLTFTDAELETAYNEDPNAVDFVDFRVFSFDGTPTGNDTEEDAMAQARERAEAMMAAVDTEADFIAYANENRPPEQTGFDGDQHTLEVGSSYTRTPVLVREYLFDTDRQGSDITVIAGQSEYFVVMFLRRYRPEGPASVDDVESIDVRHILIGFEERDGVPGHMRDDITDEERDDIRHAAQDILDQWLAGAATEASFADLARQYSDCPSGQQGGMLANTQRGQMVPEFNDWCFDSTRQVGDYGVVMTQFGAHVMYMSSIGTQWQDLIRPILERTAVDEHIETLTEAAEVVENDDFDRTFMLTFLEEPEEAAPPTNDEEENEDTAEGDENTEEGE from the coding sequence ATGAAAACTTGGCTAAAACTTGCCCTGCTCATGGCCGCGATAGCCGCCATTGCCTTGATTGCTTTCGGTTGTTCGCGCATTGATGACGAAAATGAACCCGGCACCCCAACCGGCCCGCCGGCCATCACCGCGCCCACGCCCAATCCGGCGTTCCATGAAACGGCGCTGGTTATCGATGGCGTGGAAATCTCGGTCATTGAATACAACTATTTCTACGCCCGCCTATTTGGCGCTTACATGGAAAGCACGCAAGGCCTCGGCGCCGATTTAACAGTCCCGCTTGACCAACAACCCTCCATGTTTGACGAAGAGCAAACCATCGATGAAATGCTGCACGAACAAACAGTATCGCAAATCCGCACCATGATTGCGCTCTCTAATGCCGCTGATCGTGCCGGCATCTCACTGGATCCATCCGATCATGACGAAATCCGCCAATATCAAACGGCTGTCGAAGAGCAGGCCGCCGAGATGAATGTCACTCCCGACGAGTTGATTGCCTACCACTTCGGCTACGGTGCCGATATGGCATTGTTGCTGCATGACATGGAGCGCTCCATCTTGGTCAACCGCTACGTCGACCAATTCCGCGACAACTTGACTTTTACCGACGCCGAGCTGGAAACTGCCTACAATGAAGACCCCAATGCCGTTGACTTCGTCGACTTTCGTGTCTTCTCTTTTGACGGCACACCAACAGGCAATGACACCGAAGAGGACGCTATGGCACAAGCCCGCGAGCGCGCCGAAGCCATGATGGCCGCCGTTGATACCGAGGCCGATTTCATCGCCTATGCCAACGAAAACCGCCCACCTGAGCAAACCGGCTTTGACGGAGACCAACACACACTAGAAGTCGGTTCATCCTATACACGCACGCCTGTCTTGGTGCGTGAGTATTTGTTTGATACAGATCGCCAAGGCAGTGACATTACTGTCATTGCCGGTCAATCTGAATATTTCGTCGTCATGTTCCTGCGCCGTTACCGTCCCGAGGGTCCTGCCTCGGTTGATGATGTAGAATCCATCGACGTGCGGCATATCCTGATTGGCTTTGAGGAGCGTGACGGCGTGCCCGGCCACATGCGTGACGATATAACTGACGAAGAGCGCGACGATATACGCCATGCTGCCCAAGACATTCTTGACCAGTGGCTCGCCGGCGCAGCAACCGAGGCAAGTTTTGCCGACTTAGCACGCCAATACAGCGACTGCCCATCAGGTCAACAAGGCGGCATGCTCGCCAACACCCAGCGCGGACAAATGGTGCCTGAATTCAATGACTGGTGCTTCGACAGCACCCGCCAAGTCGGTGACTACGGCGTTGTCATGACCCAATTCGGTGCCCACGTCATGTATATGTCGTCCATCGGCACGCAATGGCAAGATTTAATTCGCCCGATTTTAGAACGAACTGCCGTCGATGAGCATATTGAGACACTCACCGAAGCCGCTGAGGTCGTCGAAAATGATGACTTCGACCGCACCTTTATGCTCACTTTCTTAGAAGAGCCCGAAGAGGCCGCTCCACCCACCAACGATGAAGAGGAAAACGAAGACACAGCCGAGGGTGATGAAAACACCGAGGAAGGTGAATAA